From a region of the Geothrix sp. 21YS21S-2 genome:
- a CDS encoding metallophosphoesterase: MRAWGLLLALGATIIVATGLPLRVRLDRPRLGTPQVQEPGTKLEVYLRTSLPWAAPAAQLSLEDDAGADFPLAAPTRWWRGNILCLTTRIPDLKDGRYALRVRTSSQDLRQPGAVFVRRTWPASFFIVQAGDFPPPGKEDLLPQFIEEMNLLQPAAVLGTGDISYDVRAEWYAFLLENLGRLEMPFLAAPGNHERKGWAAYLRAFGPGPQRADLGPLRVLSLDSAHGRDQFTPSEFHWIRNELEHLEGRTPVIQVHHPVMPAGPAIHGEAGGSGGFLNGYRLPFMELCRVHRVPLVLSGHWHSDAIFDEKGALRDDRADFPGTHYAVVTALGNELRQVTRWPHQYHGYRIIRFTEGRLVSETYDLAGTGRPNPVASVPLGGLHARALPGGAVEARNDLNESFESVQVTLEGATPGLRPDQGVLVGVLPAGKAFRYRVRLPLPAHSVRTVRLERP, from the coding sequence ATGAGGGCCTGGGGACTCCTGCTGGCGCTGGGCGCGACGATCATCGTCGCCACGGGGCTGCCCCTCCGGGTGCGCCTGGACCGGCCGCGCCTGGGCACCCCCCAGGTGCAGGAGCCCGGCACGAAACTGGAGGTGTACCTGCGCACGAGCCTGCCCTGGGCCGCGCCGGCCGCCCAGCTGAGCCTGGAGGACGACGCGGGCGCGGACTTCCCCCTGGCCGCGCCCACCCGGTGGTGGCGGGGCAACATCCTCTGCCTGACGACGCGGATCCCCGACCTGAAGGACGGGCGCTACGCCCTGCGCGTGCGCACCTCCAGCCAGGACCTGCGCCAGCCCGGGGCCGTGTTCGTGCGCAGGACCTGGCCGGCGTCCTTCTTCATCGTCCAGGCCGGGGACTTCCCGCCGCCGGGCAAGGAGGACCTCCTGCCCCAGTTCATCGAGGAGATGAACCTGCTGCAGCCCGCGGCGGTGCTGGGCACCGGGGACATCTCGTACGACGTGCGGGCCGAGTGGTACGCCTTCCTCCTGGAGAACCTCGGCCGCCTCGAGATGCCCTTCCTGGCGGCGCCTGGAAACCACGAGCGCAAGGGCTGGGCCGCCTATCTGAGGGCCTTCGGGCCCGGCCCGCAGCGGGCCGACCTGGGCCCCCTGCGGGTCCTGAGCCTGGATTCCGCCCACGGACGGGACCAGTTCACGCCTTCCGAATTCCACTGGATCAGGAATGAGCTGGAGCACCTCGAAGGGCGCACCCCCGTCATCCAGGTGCACCACCCGGTGATGCCCGCGGGACCCGCCATCCACGGCGAGGCCGGCGGCAGCGGCGGGTTCCTCAACGGCTACCGCCTGCCCTTCATGGAGCTCTGCCGCGTCCACCGCGTGCCCCTGGTGCTCAGCGGGCACTGGCACTCCGACGCCATCTTCGACGAGAAGGGCGCCCTGCGCGACGACCGCGCCGACTTCCCGGGCACCCACTACGCGGTGGTGACCGCCCTGGGCAACGAGCTGAGACAGGTCACCCGCTGGCCGCATCAATACCACGGCTACCGCATCATCCGCTTCACGGAGGGCCGCCTGGTGAGCGAGACCTACGACCTCGCGGGCACGGGCCGTCCCAACCCCGTCGCCAGCGTGCCCCTGGGCGGGCTCCACGCGCGCGCCCTGCCCGGCGGCGCCGTGGAGGCCCGCAACGACCTCAACGAGTCCTTCGAGAGCGTGCAGGTGACGCTCGAGGGCGCGACCCCCGGCCTGCGGCCCGACCAGGGCGTCCTGGTGGGCGTCCTCCCCGCCGGAAAGGCCTTCCGATACCGGGTCCGCCTCCCGCTTCCGGCGCACAGCGTACGGACCGTCCGCCTGGAGCGTCCATGA